The DNA region cacagacacacacatagatacacacagacacacagaggaaggcagacacacagacacacacagagagacaggcacacacacagacacacagacaggcacacacacacatagatacacacagacacacacagagagacaggcacacacacagacacacagacaggcacacaggcacacacacaaacacacgcacagacaggcacacacccagacacccagacacccacacaaacacacgcagacaggcacacacacccagacacacagacaggcacacacacacatagatacacacagacacacagaggaaggcagacacacagacacacacagagagacaggcacacaaacacacacacagacaggcacacacccagacacccagatacacacacaaacacacgcacagacaggcagacacccagacacacacacaaacacatgcacagacaggcacacacacccagacacccagacacacacacaaacacacgcacagaCAGGCAGATacccagacacacaggcacacacacaaacacacgcacagaCAGGCACAAACACccagacacacagacaggcacacacacccagacaaacagacaggcacacacacccagacacacagacaggcacacgcacagacaggcacacacccagacacacagacaggcacacaAACATAcgcacagacatgcacacacacccagacacacagacaggcacacacacccagacacacagacaggcacacaAACATACgcacagacaggcacacacacccagacacacacacagacacacacacagaggcacacacacagagagacagacacacacacacacacacagacacacacagagagacaggcacacacacagacaggcacacagagacacatgaaAAAGGTACAGACATACAACGATGCACGTCAGCGCAGACATGCGGACAAGTTCGAGAGGAAGTGAGCACCCCATTGGGGagcaaaggcagcagcagcagctgccaggaCCCGTCAGGGCATCAGCAGGCGGCGGGCaagccaggcacacacacagtggcttgtgtgtcagagttagagagagagagaccgagatagagagagggaaagagcaaaagaggggaacagagaggaacagagagatggAACTCACAGCTCTCTCACCAGGGGCTGCCACCCCGGGACTGGGGGACCCAGGCTTGTGTGTTGTCACCCACAGGTGACGAATAACAGTGCAGAGAGCAAGGGAGGGCTGCCCTGGCTGAGGCAGCACCCGCACCTGCTCCTGGCGCACCTGCTCCTGGTGCCTGCTCCTGGTGTGGGTGTCAGCAGGCAAGCTCCACGCCCTGGGCTGTCTGCACATGCACCCACACGGCCATTCCTGGGGAGTTGAGCAGGACACTGGGCACTCTTCCAGTGGAGGGCAGAGTCCTGAGGCCCcgcaggcagggggaggggagtctCTGTGGCCCCTTGCTGGAGGCTCAGGCCTGACTGTGGAGCTGCAGTGCCTGTGGGTTTCTGCATGGCCGCATCTGAGGAACTGTGCTGTGCAAGTGTGGGTTTACAGGGTCAGTGCAAAGGCCAAAACGTGGGAGTGAAACACAGATCCCCATGCAAGCCTGCCTTCTAGAATCCCCCACAGAAAATAAGGCCCCCAACCTGCACTAGGATTCCTCAGGATACTAAAAATTCTCACAACAGTTGTGACTTCCTCAGCCACAAAACCTTTTACTGCTCAAGAGACCACTCAAGGCTGGTGCTATGGTGTAGCAAgccaattctctgcctgcagcacctgcatcccatgtgggcactggttcaagtcccagctgctccacttcccacccagctccctgctagtgcactcgggaaagcagcagaggatggtccaatggcTTGGGCCCAGTCCTGGGGCCAACTCGCAAAGCCACAAGTCCAAGATGCTGAGCCATGCTTGgggcaggaggccaggctggccctgggctgggcagcaTTATCAGGAAGGGAGATCCTGGATGGGCCCCACATCAGGCCAGTCCCATATCCTGGGCGTGGCTGGCCATCCTGTGGGGGTGGtcgtgaggctgggcagggccgagggacccccactcacacacaggatgccagcacctgctTGGCCCAGCATTGCTATTCTTGGCCACAACCTAGGCAGCTGCCCATTAAAATTCCATTAGACTCCGAGGCTGGAACTGCCGTGGCTATTTCCAACGATGGTGAAATTAGACTTGTCCTTGTAATTAAACGATAATTGCACACTGCCAGCTGCACCCTTGGGAGCCGCACGCTGCTCCTGAGCACAGCACGGGAATTCAGAGTCCTCTGGGGCAGATGAGAGCAGGCATTGAGATTTTGGGCACGAGTGCATCCTAGAGCTCCCTTGGCTCAGGGTGAGCTGTGCCCCAGGGTGGCCACAGCGCAGCAGTCCCTGCATGGATCTCTGGGCCCCCAGACACACGTGCGCCTCTCTGCAAACATCCTTCACCCtgaggggatggggtggggtgtggaCACATCCACTGGAGGAGCAGctgcccaggctggggcaggtaAGGGAAGTGGCAGTCCAGAGAGCAGGAACTGGCCCCGGGGACCCCAGTGCCTGCGTCCCAACCCGGAAGGACTCAGGTGTCCAACGCTGCCCCATAGGCTGTGTGTGGACTCACTGTCACTGTCACTCACAGGCAGTTGAGCGCTCTTGCCCTCTTGCCTGTTGGTACTACGCCCCCTGCAGGCCGTGCCTGCTCCTGCACCTGGGCTCCGCTGGCCCTGTGGGATCATGGCCATCACCTCCCCTCTCCGGGCTCGTCTTCATGCCAGCCTGGCCATGTCCTTGCCATGGTCAGCACAGCACACACGACACTGCTCCCTGTGGGCTGCACCCTGGGCCAGTTCTACTCTGCACATTCCCGACCTAGGTGCCCAGGACAACCAACCAACATGGTCAAGTGGACCAGGGGCAAGCTTGGGCCCTGCCCATGTACAAGCTCAGGAGGATGCCCTGGGTGAGTGGCTTCTGTCTGAGCCCACCCCTGGGCCTGGCAGCCCCTCCAGAGCTCCACCTGCTTTACACAGACCCCTCCTATGCCAAGGGTTCTGACACAACTATGAGGAGGGCGTCCGTGCCAGCAGGTGGACCGAGGTCACTGCCCACCTGAGAACCCAGAGCTGCACCACGACAGCTGTCAGTATCATCACCCCACACTCCCACCTGCCAACACAAATGCCATGGCCCCTGCGGCCCAAGGACACAGGTGAGCACTTGAGTGGAcatcaggagtgtgtgtgtgtgtgtgtgtagggcagtGCACACATCAGCACTGTGTGTAAGGCAGTGCACAcatcagccctgtgtgtgtgtgtagggcagtGCACACATCAGCACTGTGTGTAAGGCAGTGCACAcatcagccctgtgtgtgtgtgtagggcagtGCACACatcagcactgtgtgtgtgtgtgtgtgtagggcagtGCACACatcagcactgtgtgtgtgtgtgtgtgtgtagggcagtGCACACatcagcactgtgtgtgtgtgtgtgtgtgtgtgtgtagggcagtGCACACatcagcactgtgtgtgtgtgtgtgtgtgtgtgtgtagggcagtGCACACatcagcactgtgtgtgtgtgtgtgtgtgtgtgtgtgtagggcagtGCACACatcagcactgtgtgtgtgtgtgtagggcagtGCACACatcagcactgtgtgtgtgtgtgtgtgtatgtgtagggcAGTGCACACatcagcactgtgtgtgtgtgtgtgtgtgtgtagggcagtGCACACatcagcactgtgtgtgtgtgtgtgtgtgtgtgtagggcagtGCACACAtcagcactctgtgtgtgtgtgtgtgtgtatgtgtagggcAGTGCACACAtcagcactctgtgtgtgtgtgtgtggccagttTTCAGCCTCATCCCATCCATTCTGCGTGTGACCATAGGTTCCAGCTACAGGGACCTTGGCtggcctgggtggcagggaccagtgGCTTGCAGACAGGGTGTCTGGGGCTCTGGACTGTCCCAACCACCTGCAATGCAGGACCACTCTGTATGCGCCTCGCTCATTTGCAGGGGGCTTCAGCCCACAGCATATAAACCAACACCTCACCTCGGGCAGAAGGCACCCCCTTATTCCTCTCACTTCTTAGCCGGCTTCTGTTGACTCATCTCAATGCGCCCGCTCTGAATGTGAGCACATCAGTGAACACACAGCGTGTGGGCCTCGCTCCTGGTCTCCGTGTTCAAGGGTGACATCTTGCTGGATCCCGCTAAATATTCCAGGGCTCTCTCAGCGTCCCGGCAGCTCTTGGGAGCCCCAAGGGTTCTGGATGGATGCTCCAAAGGCCGGGCAAAGATAGATGGCTCGGTGGTCCAACTTGGGACCCCAATTGGCAACATCCCACCCCTGCCAGCCAGCTCCTCTGCCATGTGCCTGGGTGGATGTGGGCTGGTCCAACACCCTTGCGTGCCCCCTCGCCTGGCTGACCTCAAGGCCCCCCCGAGTACAGTGAGCTTGAAAGGCTCAGACCTGGCCTTCCCCAGCAATCGGCTTGGCCAGCAGCCAGTGAGGGCTTCCCCATACCCCAGCCCACAGCATTCACCCACTCAGCCAGCTGCCTTGGCACCCAGGCCCCAAACACACAGCCCTGTCTCATTCCCTGGgcaaaagcccaggcccaggccaagGTGACTTGACACAGAGAGGCCTCCTTGTGTGCGTGTGGTTACCATGGCCTGACCACACTGGCATGCCTTGCTAGCACCTCCTGGGGCAGGCCCGGACATCAGCTCCTCCCGGCTTAGTCTGACCTCTGCTCCTCAGACTGACCCCATCCCCCTGCAGCAACTGCCACTACAACTTTCTGTCCCCTCACCCCATGTGGGCCCTGAGGCCAGGCCCTGGGTCTTCAGCTTCCTTTGGGACCTAGAAAACTGCCCTGGAGGTGGCCCACGGAACAGGCAGCTGCTAGACCCATGCAGATAGTCAAGATTGCACACAGAGGTGAATGAACAAGTCGCTGGGAGGCAGTGTAGGTGTCTGCAATGTCTGTAGGGGTAGGGGCTGTTTTAGGGTGAATGCAGTGGGGCCTGCAGCCAGACACACTGCCCCAAGGGAGGCAGACAGTCttccagcagcacctgcccccAGCTACCATGTGCTCCCAGTGCAGAACAAGTCAGACACCTCTGTTCCTAGGCAGTCATGGAAAAAAAAGCGCACACATTTAATATCAAAGGCTAATTCAAGTATCGTCATTATATACTGGAGAGTGGTTCTAGAATCTTCTAGAATGTTCTTCCTGGGCACGGCCCAGTGAGTTCCCCCGCCCTTACTGCTGGAGACTTGAAGGGGACGCGGTGACCCCGGAGCAGCCCCACGGAGGCCAGGCAGGTCTCCCGCTGCGTGTGAGCTAGCCGCTGGACTTGGCGATGATCTTTTCAAGTAGGCTCATCATGCGCTCCTGCAGCTGCAGGCTTTGCACCTGCAGGATGTTGTGCTGGTCCAGCACGCGGCGCACCTCACGGCACGTCTCCTCCACGGCACGGCTCAGCCGGCGCTGCTCCTCCAGCATGGCCTCCAGAAGCCGCAGCTTCTTCTTCTGGAAGTGGCAGCTTGGCTGCACTTTGCGCTTCTTCACTGGCCGCTCCTCTGACCTGCAAGGACATGGAGCGAATGGGCCCGCCAGCTCCAGGGCCCAGCCTTGCACCACgcacctgctggcccctgggcCCAGCGTCTCCACACCACGTACCTGCTGGCCCCAGGACCAGGCCTCCTAATGGGACAGAGCCCACCTGTCACATGCTTGCTCCCATGGACCCAGCCTCCCAATGGGAGAGTCTACCCTCCAtgcacctgccagccccagggcctggcctccCCGTCTCCTCATGGACAGAAGGGGACACAGGCCTGGGTCATTAGGTCCTTAGCCCAGAGCTTGTTCAGCCATAGCAGTGAGTTAGGGCCATAGGCGTCTGACCAAGGTCCCAGCACTGGCCTCCCCTAGCCAGGGAGAGGGTGTGGGGGTGCACTCACGACCTGCTGTGACAGCACCCCAGACCTGTGGAGCCAGGGGCTGGGTGAAGAGAGGGGCACTGAGCAGATGGGGAAAGCAAGGTGCTAGAAgcctgggaagggagggggaagcaGGGCAAGGCTGGGAATCTCggctgggagagggaaggagcgGGAACCCAGTTCACGCTGTCCCCCGGGCCTCCACTTGGGGCGGTGGACAGGCCTTGCTCAAAGGGCAGGGAGCTGCCGGCTACGACCTCCCACTGACCCCTATGTGCCAGTTCCAGCAGCTTGGGAACGGGGTTCAGGCCAGAGAGCAACTGGCCACTACTCCAGGCCTTGCTGCTGCTCGGGTCGCTCTGTGAAGGGGGTGTCTGcggctggggtctggcaggagaGTCCCCCTTCCGGGCTGGGGCCCTCAGCCCTACAGTCTACCTACCCTGTTCCAGGCAGCTGGACGCAAAGCCGTACTTCCCACAGAGGCCCTCTCCAAAAGTACCCACTCCTGGGTATGTGTGGGGGTCTCCCAGAATGGCCAGGGCCTGGCTCCCCGAGGGGTCTCTCCCAGAGCTGTCAGCTCGGGGCCAGCGCGAATGAGACGGCAGGAGGGACAGAGCCTGTGAACTGCTCTGGGGTCTCATTCAGGTCCCTGGTCTGGGCTGGCCCTGGTCACACCCACTACCCCTGCTCCACCCGCTGGGGCTCCTGGACTGCCacggtgatggtggtggtgggcaaGCCAAGGCATCGCCCCACAGGCTGGGTGCATGCACTCTACCTGAACTTGAGGGACAGTAAGCTGAAGCTGCTGTCCCAGCAGGGCGGGTGCACGCACCTGAACTTGAGGGACAGTAAGCTGGAGGAGCTGTCGCAGCGGTCATCCTCGAAGCGGCCTTCGTAGGAGCACTGGTTATACGGGAAGTACAGGGGAGTGGACTTAGCGGACGGCGACAGGGACGCCTCAGTCTGGGATGTGGAGGGCCCCGGCTGCTGGCCGTCGGGCAGTTTGCCATCACAGGACTCGGGGACCTTGGCCAGGATTCTATCAATGGCTAGGTAATAGGGCCAGTCGGGCGGGACGGACTCACTATCTGTCATGCATTTTAATTTCCTGAAACGAGAGACACAAGAACCCAGTGTGATAATCCGCAGGTGTCCACCCTGGGTCCCACCGGGCCTTGGGGATACGAGGGAGAGACACCTGGAGTATGGGTGGCAGCCCCTGGAGACAGGCTGGCTCCGGGCTGAGTGACAGGGCCCAGGGGACGCCCACAGCCACAGGTACTCCAGGTGAAGAGCAGGGCAGATGCCACACCCTGGCACAGTCCTGctggctttctttccttcttggtcACCGTGAGACCATGGCCAGCGAGGACACTGCTTTTTGCTGAGGCAGACAGAGGCAACCATGAGACCCCGGGGAATGTGACCCAGTGCCGTGGCTTTCCAGGACAGAACTGCGGGAGCTGGACGCGTGCTGGGCCCGTGCCTGCCCTCAGCCTTGGGCTCGTGTCTGAGGGTACGAGCATTGGCCTCTCTGAGCCGCCAACCACACTGGAGGACAGGGGATGATCCAAGCTGGAGGACTTCCCAGAGCAGTGCCTGCCAGGTGCCCAGCCAACAGCCCACCAAGGCCTAACCTATGCCGCTGCTGGCATTCATGGCCATTACCCccctccctggctcctctgcACCCTGCGGGAGGAGGGCAGCCCAGGCAACCtgcatcccactcctgggaggagcagggctgTGCCACCGAGCCTGCCACCCACAGATGCCCATGGCTGGGGCCTCCATGTATCAACAACTTGGCAGAAAACTAAGACTGTGTCTGCCACCAGGGAAGGTAGTGAATGCTCAGGCCGCCCAGGGGATGCCAAGCCACGCTCCCCCTCCCTGCCAGGGGTGCacgagggctgggctgggctggggtgtcCCCCAGCATCCTGGCCACCTGGGCCTCCAGGGCTGTGGATGAACTCAGGAGACCTCCAAGATGAGCAGCAAACACCCCAGGTGGCAAGGAGGAGCAGCTGAGCCAGACATGGGCTGGCAGGACAGCCAGCCTGGCCTCCCCCAACCAGATACAGAACAGGGCTGGCACAGGAAGAGGGGCCACCAGTGGTTGGCCTGCAAACTCGTGCCAGCCCTGCTTTTCCACCCGCACCAGAGTGGGTGGCCTGCGCTCACACCATTCCCCCATGTGAACAGTGATCAGGGGCCTGGGTTCTAGCCCCAGGTATGGCTGGGGTCAAAAACACGGTGGCAGCTGTGGTTGCTCTAGGTGGCCCTCCCCCAAGTGAGCTTCACTGCAGACAGCTCCCCAGCCCCGCCTGCTTTGCTGGGCCCAGTGGGGTCTCCCACACCTACAACTGTCACCCTCAGGAGAGTCTCCTCCTGCCAGGCTGGGAAACATTCTCGTTGGGCTGGGGCTGGTCACAGCCACCCCCTCCCAGGAGACAGTGGAGCGGCCTCAACGCTAGCTGGGCTGGAACCCTCCAGgccacagggcagcaggcagaggcgcAGCCCCTGGCAGGGAACGCGCAGGCAcctgcagggcacagggcaccAGCACCAGAGGGGCCTGGACATCCTCTTTTACCTCCAACCTCAGTTTTCCCACCTGTATGGTGGGCCCTAGGGACTTACCTTACCTGTGCTGACCCTGAGGATGTGGCTGTGGGGGATGGAAGAGAGCCAGTGCTCTGGGGGGAGCAAGGTGGGTGTGCCCCCAGGGCTCTGGAGCTGCGCTGGCCAGACCTTGGTTTCCCCATCAGACGTCACCAGTGAGGCTCCGCCCACCCCATGGCGCAGGACCCTGGCTGCCCACCTGTACTGGAAGGTCATGTTGGTGATTTTGATCTTGATCTCCTCGCCTAGCCGCCGCTCGCCGGTCATCTCAAAGAGCTTGCTGGCCATCTTCTCATACACCTTGGCATTGCGTTTGGTCTGCTTCAGCTCTTCGAAGAACTCCTCCCAGACCAACATGAGCCCGCGCATCTCCGCATCCGTCCAGTTGCGGGCTCTCCGGTGCTTCTCTGTCTGCGGGGATACCAGGTAGCCGGGCACCTCGGCGGCCGCCATGCTGGGAGCGCCTGCCGGGTCAAGGGGGCGTGCTCAGGTGGGGGCCCCAGGCCCGGCCTTGCGCACCATGGGCACCAAGGCGGCGGCTGCTCTTTCGAAGGCAGCTCCAACCCTCAAAATGGGGCCTACATCTGACAGGCAGGAATTTAGTTAAAAGCTTTTAAACGGGAAACGTCATTTTGATGTCACGTTTCCATAGCAACAGAGCAACTGCATCAGCTACAACAACAGAAACCTTTTAACGGAAAGCATGGGATTCAGGGCCGCCCCGATGGGCCATCAATATCACAGCGAGCCCTCAGCCCAGCTGCGGGCCCGGCCGCCTCAGCCcaggtggcctggcctggccgcCTCAGCCCAGCTGCGGGCCCGGCCGCCTCAGCCcaggtggcctggcctggcctggcctcgcCAGCCTTCCGAGCCCCTGATGACGACAGTGATGGTACAACTAGCCAGGCTTCAGCAGCCGGGTCCCTGGGGAGGCCTGCAACAGAGCTGCAGGTAGATGTGCCGGTGTGGGGGTGAGCAGGAAGATGGGGAACTGGGTGCTCAGCACGTAGCCATGGGACACCCCACTCTCTCCTTAGCACAGAGCATGAGGTCCACCAGACCCGGAGCACTGGGCTGTGCACAGCAGTCCAGGCCAGGGAGCACCGATGCCAACCGCCAACCCTGCCAGGAGGGGACAGCAGCAGATACCAAAGGCCAGCTCTGTGCTGAGACTGGGGTGTGGGGGGGCAAGGGCCTCTGTGGGAAAGGTGGGCGTGTGGGCTTTGGCTCTGCGGGGTtgaggcctggggcaggcagaagagcctctcttccccagggtgAGCTGGCATGCAGAGCTGTGGCCTCCGCAGGCGCCTGTGCCGGGCAGACCGcactggctctagctctggcatTTGTGGCTCAGCCTGCAGATGCCGGAGGGCAGGGGGCTGTGCCCTGCCTGGACTCCTTGGCTCTGACCAGATAGGAGAGTGGGCCCCACCTGGCCAAGATGCTCCTTACCCTGGCCTTGAGGGACCCTGAGGGAAGTGGGTAGGCTCCTTAGAGGGCCACTGCCTCTCTGGGCTCCTTACCCTGGCCTTGTGGGACCCTGAGGGAATTGGGTAGGCTCCTTAGAGGGCCACTgcctctctgggttcctgccttCCACTCAGGCCAGCCCTTAAGCATGGTTGCTGGCCTGGCAGCctgctgctgccccctggtgCCCAGCATGTGACCAGCCTGACCGTCTCAGCACACTGAGTTCACCCACAGGAGGGGGGAGCTCCCACTGCCCTTTCTCTCCCACTCATGGGTCCACTCCTTCCATGCCTGCAGCGTGGCCCTTGCTTCCCACTGCTCCTGGGATGGACACAAGTGGCCTGAACACAGAGTATGTACCAGGCTGCAGGCTACTGAGCCTCCACTCCACCCCGGGTCGCCTCACGGCCCACAATCACCCAGCGTGGTGCTGGAGACCCCGCATCCTCCCAGCTGCACACAACTCCTGGAGAGCAGAGCCTCACACGCTGTCCTGCCCAAGGGGCAGTGGCTGGGGACCCAGTGCTGTGGTGGAAAGGGCTTAACTACTGACTGGGGGCCAGCATCTCATACGAgggccggttcgagtcccagctgctctgcttctgatctagctccctgctaatgatgcCCGAGcgttgggccctgcacccatgcgggagacccagatgaagctcctggcttagccccggctgttgcacccacctgggggagtgaatcagagaacgcccaatctctctccttttgtctctgcaGCTTTGACTCTCAAAGCTTCACGGTCGAAAAAGGAGCTGTGAGGCAGTGGGATTTGCTGCTGCCGTCAGGCCCACAGGACGGCTGGCACTGGGTATGCCTAAGGCGCCCCCTGTGGGGCCCCTCAGTGTCTGCACCAGCACCCAGAGGGGAAGGGCTTCGTACCTTGGCACAGCTGCATAGCCTGTTGGGACCCTTGGTCACTGCGAGATCAGGAGACAGAAGGCCGGGCTGGGtgcccagcagcacctgcagggagAGGCGGTGGGTGAGGCCTCTGCAGGCCTGGCTCTGGCACAGGTGGTGTTCTGGCCATCACCCCCAGGAGATGGCAGAGCTGACCTTGTGCCAGTaggctggcaggagctggatggctgAAGACATCAGGGCTTGGGCAGTATGTGAGGGCAGAGCCTGAGCTAGCCCTGGCACAGGGAAAGTCCTGATTGGCTGAGGAGTGTGCATGTGGGGGACTCAGTAGGGGTGTGGCCATGGCAGCAGGTTGAAAGGGGCAGAGGTGTGTCTGGGGCCCAGCTGTCCAGCCAGGCACACAGCACGCTGCTCCCCTCTCCCCATGTCCCAAGGGACTCATGCCCCTCACCGTGAGCTCTCTGCCCTAGCTGAGCAAGTTCTGGTGATCAC from Ochotona princeps isolate mOchPri1 chromosome 11, mOchPri1.hap1, whole genome shotgun sequence includes:
- the MSANTD1 gene encoding myb/SANT-like DNA-binding domain-containing protein 1, which translates into the protein MQLCQGAPSMAAAEVPGYLVSPQTEKHRRARNWTDAEMRGLMLVWEEFFEELKQTKRNAKVYEKMASKLFEMTGERRLGEEIKIKITNMTFQYRKLKCMTDSESVPPDWPYYLAIDRILAKVPESCDGKLPDGQQPGPSTSQTEASLSPSAKSTPLYFPYNQCSYEGRFEDDRCDSSSSLLSLKFRSEERPVKKRKVQPSCHFQKKKLRLLEAMLEEQRRLSRAVEETCREVRRVLDQHNILQVQSLQLQERMMSLLEKIIAKSSG